One Micromonospora sp. WMMD1120 genomic region harbors:
- a CDS encoding hemolysin family protein — protein sequence MAELLVTVLLLLGNGFFVGSEFALIASRRTVIEPLAVASKRARWALSAMNQIPLMIAGAQLGITICSLGLGAIAEPALAHLLEPPFHAVGLPERAVHPVAFVLALGLVVFLHTVVGEMVPKNITLAGPEVSALWLGPAMLAFCVATKPLLLAMKWAARRVLALWRIEASESVKTVFTATELAGLVSQARTEGLLDEEQHARITGALALHARTAADALQQWSTVVTVAEDVSPASLEVLATRTGRSRFPVVQRSTRRVLGFVHVKDVLGYAGQARRSPVPARVYRPLAVVPPERTLADLLLAMRRERRHMVLVSDGRRPLGVVTLDDVLTAIVG from the coding sequence ATGGCTGAGCTGCTGGTGACAGTGCTCCTGCTGCTCGGCAACGGGTTCTTCGTGGGCAGTGAGTTCGCGCTCATCGCGTCCCGCCGGACGGTGATCGAGCCGCTGGCCGTCGCGTCGAAGCGGGCCCGGTGGGCGCTGTCCGCGATGAACCAGATCCCGCTGATGATCGCCGGGGCGCAGCTCGGCATCACGATCTGCTCGTTGGGCCTCGGCGCGATCGCCGAGCCGGCGCTGGCCCATCTGCTGGAGCCACCCTTCCACGCGGTCGGCCTGCCGGAACGCGCGGTGCATCCGGTGGCCTTCGTCCTGGCCCTGGGCCTTGTGGTGTTTCTGCACACGGTGGTCGGCGAAATGGTGCCGAAGAACATCACGCTTGCCGGTCCGGAGGTCTCCGCGCTCTGGCTCGGCCCGGCGATGCTGGCCTTCTGCGTGGCCACCAAACCGTTGTTGCTCGCGATGAAATGGGCGGCCCGTCGCGTGCTGGCGCTCTGGCGGATCGAGGCGTCGGAGTCGGTCAAGACGGTGTTCACCGCCACCGAGTTGGCCGGGCTGGTCTCCCAGGCGCGTACCGAGGGGTTGCTCGACGAGGAGCAGCACGCGCGGATCACGGGGGCGCTGGCCCTGCACGCGCGGACGGCGGCCGACGCGCTGCAACAGTGGTCGACGGTGGTGACGGTGGCCGAGGACGTCTCACCGGCGTCGTTGGAGGTGTTGGCGACCCGGACCGGCCGATCCCGCTTCCCCGTGGTGCAGAGATCCACCCGCCGGGTGTTGGGCTTCGTGCACGTCAAGGACGTGCTCGGGTACGCCGGTCAGGCCCGTCGGTCCCCGGTGCCGGCCCGGGTCTACCGCCCGCTGGCGGTGGTGCCGCCGGAGCGTACGCTCGCCGATCTGCTGCTGGCGATGCGGCGCGAGCGGCGGCACATGGTGCTGGTCAGCGACGGCCGGCGGCCTCTCGGTGTCGTCACACTCGATGATGTATTGACCGCAATCGTTGGTTGA
- a CDS encoding DUF881 domain-containing protein, with the protein MEYTSGATSWQKVLRRAAAGLLPRRPRQRRPGWSIGVPLIAAAAGLLFTTSATTADGTALREDRRPQLNQLIEDRREQVAASERRAATLRGEVEQRTDTLAGSDAPIKEQQNRAQGSLQAAGFTALTGPGVTVELNDAPQLEQTQSDASNDDLVVHQQDVQAVVNALWAGGAEAMSIMNVRVLTTSAVRCVGNTLLLHGRVYSPPFKIVAIGDPAALQQALASSEGVRLFKDAVDDYQLGYNETASTVRVPAFEDSTALRSATVPR; encoded by the coding sequence GTGGAGTACACATCCGGCGCAACCTCCTGGCAGAAGGTCCTCCGACGGGCCGCCGCCGGGCTGCTGCCCCGGCGACCACGCCAACGCCGCCCGGGCTGGTCGATCGGGGTGCCCCTGATCGCCGCCGCGGCCGGACTGCTCTTCACCACCTCCGCCACCACCGCCGACGGCACCGCCCTGCGCGAGGATCGGCGGCCCCAGCTCAACCAGCTCATCGAGGACCGGCGCGAGCAGGTCGCCGCCAGCGAACGCCGGGCCGCCACGCTGCGCGGCGAGGTCGAGCAACGGACCGACACGCTCGCCGGCTCGGACGCGCCCATCAAGGAGCAGCAGAATCGCGCCCAGGGCAGCCTCCAGGCCGCCGGCTTCACAGCGCTCACCGGTCCCGGGGTCACCGTCGAGCTGAACGACGCCCCACAGCTGGAGCAGACCCAGTCGGACGCCAGCAACGACGACCTGGTCGTGCACCAGCAGGACGTCCAGGCGGTGGTCAACGCGCTCTGGGCCGGCGGCGCCGAGGCCATGTCAATCATGAACGTCCGCGTGCTCACCACCAGCGCGGTACGCTGCGTCGGTAACACCCTGCTGCTGCACGGCCGGGTGTACTCCCCACCGTTCAAGATCGTAGCAATCGGCGACCCCGCTGCCCTCCAGCAGGCCCTCGCCAGCTCTGAGGGAGTCCGGTTGTTCAAGGACGCGGTCGACGACTACCAGCTCGGCTACAACGAGACAGCCTCCACGGTGCGCGTGCCCGCATTCGAGGACTCGACCGCCCTGCGCTCCGCGACGGTGCCCCGGTGA
- a CDS encoding class E sortase has protein sequence MSGPDDRRDGRHRNQTDEPTVFLHKLDQPETPPAGRPPAGNWPAPVPQPPRTGPAPRAEQPPRTGQRASGERPHEGQPARPGVGRNGPTQAADRPGALAPPAWPGAAAQRPGPQGGSAVSAGPATGAPATTPPNPPRPAAPSPAASGNGPLRPAAPIARPGAPDTTARPPATSVPSVQSPASSAESTQPLPPNAPPSRSVTAGPPGRPAPAGAPTAPVADSPTAFIPKVAARPTGSPATPVSPAAPDGTATSGPGGSAATGPSRVPPSGTGRLPAAESDPSATALIPAVSGTPASRPPAMDSTALMGAVPRTAVPEEPTGDSANEPPQPRRGERVVQLRPHQTGEGYKSVYSELTRPSLGSRIRTGVRVTGEVLITFGLVVLLFAGYEVWGKSAIVDAHQNDLTNELAQAWGPTGDPTVVPSAGPSAKPSPPVRGKPLAGLYIPKLEKNWVVVEGVTQEDIRFAPGHYPASALPGQVGNFSVAGHRNRATFWRLDELDDGDPIVVESKTDWYVYRVSQSRIVRPTQVEVVAPVPGQPDKKPTKRMLTLTTCNPKFDNYQRLIIHAELDRTQPKSAGRPAELGG, from the coding sequence GTGAGCGGGCCGGACGACCGCCGCGACGGGCGACACCGGAACCAGACCGACGAGCCGACGGTGTTCCTGCACAAGCTCGACCAGCCCGAGACGCCGCCCGCCGGACGACCGCCCGCCGGCAACTGGCCCGCCCCCGTGCCGCAGCCGCCGCGTACCGGTCCCGCGCCTCGTGCCGAGCAGCCGCCGCGTACCGGCCAGAGGGCTTCTGGCGAGCGTCCGCACGAGGGCCAGCCGGCGCGCCCCGGTGTCGGCCGAAACGGGCCCACGCAGGCCGCCGACCGTCCGGGCGCCCTCGCACCGCCTGCCTGGCCGGGCGCGGCGGCTCAGCGGCCGGGTCCGCAGGGCGGTTCCGCCGTCTCCGCCGGTCCCGCCACGGGTGCGCCGGCCACCACCCCGCCGAACCCGCCTCGACCCGCCGCGCCGTCGCCGGCCGCCAGCGGTAACGGCCCGCTCCGACCCGCTGCCCCGATAGCCCGGCCCGGCGCCCCCGACACCACCGCCCGGCCGCCTGCCACCTCCGTTCCCTCAGTCCAATCGCCCGCGTCGAGCGCCGAGTCGACCCAACCGCTGCCCCCCAACGCCCCGCCGAGCCGGTCGGTGACCGCCGGTCCGCCGGGCCGTCCGGCACCGGCCGGTGCCCCGACCGCCCCGGTCGCCGACTCGCCGACCGCGTTCATCCCGAAGGTGGCCGCCCGACCGACCGGCTCCCCGGCGACCCCGGTCTCGCCGGCCGCACCGGACGGAACTGCGACCTCCGGGCCGGGTGGCTCCGCCGCGACCGGGCCGAGCCGCGTCCCGCCGAGCGGCACCGGCCGCCTGCCGGCCGCCGAATCGGACCCGTCCGCCACGGCGCTGATCCCCGCAGTGTCCGGCACGCCTGCCAGCAGGCCGCCAGCGATGGACTCGACGGCGTTGATGGGGGCCGTCCCCCGGACGGCGGTCCCGGAGGAGCCGACCGGCGACAGCGCCAACGAGCCTCCCCAACCCCGGCGCGGCGAGCGGGTGGTCCAGCTCCGTCCACACCAGACCGGCGAGGGCTACAAGAGCGTCTACTCCGAACTCACCCGCCCGTCGCTCGGCTCGCGGATCCGCACCGGCGTGCGCGTCACCGGCGAGGTCCTGATCACCTTCGGCTTGGTGGTGCTGCTCTTCGCCGGCTACGAGGTGTGGGGCAAGTCGGCCATCGTCGACGCCCACCAGAACGACCTCACCAACGAGTTGGCGCAGGCGTGGGGTCCCACCGGCGACCCGACTGTCGTCCCGTCGGCCGGGCCGAGCGCCAAGCCGTCCCCGCCGGTCCGCGGCAAGCCGCTCGCCGGCCTCTACATCCCCAAGCTCGAGAAGAACTGGGTGGTGGTCGAGGGCGTCACGCAGGAGGACATCCGCTTCGCGCCGGGCCACTACCCGGCCAGCGCGCTACCCGGCCAGGTCGGCAACTTCTCCGTCGCCGGTCACCGCAACCGGGCCACCTTCTGGCGGCTCGACGAACTCGACGACGGCGACCCGATCGTGGTCGAGAGCAAGACCGACTGGTACGTCTACCGGGTGTCGCAGTCCCGGATCGTCCGGCCGACACAGGTCGAGGTGGTGGCACCGGTCCCCGGCCAGCCGGACAAGAAACCGACGAAGCGGATGCTCACGCTGACCACGTGCAATCCGAAGTTCGACAACTACCAGCGCCTGATCATCCACGCCGAGTTGGACCGCACCCAACCCAAGTCGGCGGGCCGTCCGGCGGAGCTGGGAGGCTGA
- a CDS encoding C40 family peptidase encodes MPVATMPPHRHDLNTSARSGGLRRVAHRVLVLIAAAAVGAGLLAAPAHAEPTVDEIEAQIDKKWEQLEPTIEQYNKVRAQLKVNRQKSADLQKKIEPLALQSELALNRVGDLASRYYISGPSYELGALLVSAKPDTLTEQLTLLDRLASQERKQVEGVLAVRAKYDVEKQKLDALIATQTKQQNDLAAKKKQIDAEIKKLEASMPKTTVRTAGCPTINGVLAVAAQKAIRTACQQVGDPYVWGATGPNSFDCSGLTQYAYKSAGIYLTHHTGDQWNEGKAVSRADARPGDLVFFYSGLSHVGLYLGNNQMVHAPRAGKPVQVSSINTMPVAGFRRPG; translated from the coding sequence GTGCCGGTGGCAACCATGCCCCCTCATCGTCACGACCTGAATACTTCTGCTCGGTCCGGTGGTCTGCGCCGCGTCGCCCACCGTGTGCTCGTCCTGATCGCCGCTGCCGCGGTCGGCGCCGGTCTGCTGGCCGCACCGGCGCACGCCGAGCCCACGGTCGACGAGATCGAGGCGCAGATCGACAAGAAGTGGGAGCAGTTGGAGCCCACCATCGAGCAGTACAACAAGGTCCGGGCGCAGCTGAAGGTCAACCGGCAGAAGTCTGCCGACCTGCAGAAGAAGATCGAGCCGCTGGCGTTGCAGAGCGAGCTGGCGCTCAACCGGGTCGGCGACCTCGCCTCGCGCTACTACATCTCCGGCCCGTCGTACGAGCTCGGCGCGCTGCTGGTCAGTGCCAAGCCGGACACCCTCACCGAGCAGCTCACCCTCCTCGACCGGCTGGCCTCGCAGGAGCGCAAGCAGGTCGAGGGCGTGCTTGCCGTGCGGGCCAAGTACGACGTCGAGAAGCAGAAGCTGGACGCGCTCATCGCGACCCAGACGAAGCAGCAGAACGACCTCGCGGCCAAGAAGAAGCAGATCGACGCCGAGATCAAGAAGCTCGAGGCATCGATGCCCAAGACCACGGTCAGGACCGCCGGCTGCCCGACCATCAACGGTGTGCTCGCCGTGGCCGCCCAGAAGGCGATCAGGACCGCCTGCCAGCAGGTCGGCGATCCGTACGTGTGGGGCGCGACCGGCCCGAACTCGTTCGACTGCTCGGGGCTGACCCAGTACGCCTACAAGTCGGCCGGGATCTACCTCACCCACCACACCGGTGACCAGTGGAACGAGGGCAAGGCCGTCTCGCGCGCCGACGCCCGCCCCGGTGACCTGGTCTTCTTCTACTCCGGCCTGAGTCACGTCGGGCTGTACCTGGGTAACAACCAGATGGTGCACGCGCCCCGCGCCGGCAAACCGGTGCAGGTGTCCAGCATCAACACCATGCCGGTCGCCGGGTTCCGCAGACCCGGTTGA
- a CDS encoding cell division protein CrgA — translation MPKSQVRKKKVYTPPTDVRPTTTASSRKPSPVWLPITAVALIVAGIGWLVVYYLSEQEFPVAAWGYWNLAVGFGAMVASLALLSRWR, via the coding sequence GTGCCCAAGTCTCAGGTCCGTAAGAAGAAGGTGTACACCCCGCCGACGGACGTCCGTCCGACGACGACGGCGTCCTCGCGCAAGCCTAGCCCGGTGTGGCTGCCGATCACCGCTGTCGCTCTGATCGTCGCCGGGATCGGCTGGCTGGTCGTCTACTACCTGTCTGAGCAGGAGTTCCCGGTCGCCGCGTGGGGTTATTGGAACCTCGCTGTCGGCTTCGGCGCGATGGTCGCCTCGCTGGCGTTGCTCTCGCGCTGGCGCTGA
- a CDS encoding hemolysin family protein, which produces MPLVGFVALTAGNAFFVAAEFALVTVDRAEIDRRAAAGDQAALTVRRALRELSFQLSGAQLGITITALLTGYLAEPALARVFAPLLRPVAGDDTDRFTPFLALALATLISMLFGELVPKNAALARPMPAALATAGPMHTFSRLLGWVIRALNDSANRLVRAFGVQPQEELASARSPEELGLLAAISARAGALPTDTAMLLRRTIRFGDKRAAEAMTPRVDVVALRATATVAELLEESRRTGRTRFPVYEETLDLVTGVAGVPDALGVPVARRSSTRVCSVAREPVYVPESLNLDGVLAALRAAGADLAIVVDEYGGTDGVVSIEDLVEELVGEIADEFDPASVDDTGPAELTVPGGERTVLVDGMLRSDEMTEQTGFRLPEGPYETLAGFLMARLGHIPLAGETVEADGWEFTVVEVERHRIEQVRVLRPADPDDDG; this is translated from the coding sequence TTGCCCCTGGTCGGCTTCGTCGCGCTGACCGCGGGCAACGCGTTCTTCGTCGCGGCCGAGTTCGCCCTGGTCACCGTCGATCGCGCGGAGATCGACCGGCGGGCCGCCGCCGGCGACCAGGCCGCTCTGACGGTACGCAGGGCGCTGCGGGAACTCTCCTTCCAACTCTCCGGGGCGCAGCTCGGCATCACCATCACCGCGCTGCTCACCGGTTATCTGGCGGAGCCGGCGCTGGCCCGGGTGTTCGCCCCGCTGCTGCGCCCGGTGGCCGGGGACGACACCGACCGCTTCACCCCGTTCCTCGCGCTCGCCCTGGCGACCCTGATCTCCATGCTCTTCGGGGAACTCGTGCCGAAGAACGCCGCGCTGGCCCGGCCCATGCCGGCGGCGCTGGCCACGGCGGGTCCGATGCACACCTTCTCCCGGCTGCTCGGTTGGGTGATCCGCGCGCTGAACGACTCGGCGAACCGGTTGGTCCGGGCGTTCGGTGTGCAGCCGCAGGAGGAGTTGGCAAGCGCCCGGTCGCCGGAGGAGTTGGGCCTGCTGGCTGCCATCTCGGCCCGCGCCGGCGCGTTGCCCACCGACACCGCGATGCTGCTGCGCCGCACCATCCGCTTCGGCGACAAGCGGGCCGCCGAGGCGATGACGCCCCGGGTGGACGTGGTCGCGCTGCGGGCCACGGCCACCGTGGCCGAGCTGCTCGAAGAGTCCCGGCGCACCGGGCGGACCCGATTCCCGGTGTACGAGGAGACGCTGGACCTGGTGACCGGCGTGGCCGGCGTGCCGGACGCGCTGGGCGTGCCGGTGGCCCGCCGGTCGTCCACCCGGGTCTGCTCGGTGGCCCGCGAGCCGGTGTACGTGCCGGAGAGCCTGAACCTGGACGGCGTCCTGGCCGCACTGAGGGCGGCGGGCGCCGATCTGGCCATCGTCGTCGACGAGTACGGCGGCACCGACGGCGTGGTGTCGATCGAGGACCTGGTCGAGGAGTTGGTCGGCGAGATCGCCGACGAGTTCGACCCGGCGAGCGTCGACGACACCGGGCCGGCGGAGCTGACCGTGCCCGGCGGGGAACGCACGGTGCTCGTCGACGGGATGCTCCGCTCCGACGAGATGACCGAGCAGACCGGTTTCCGGCTCCCCGAGGGGCCGTACGAGACGCTTGCCGGCTTCCTGATGGCCCGGCTCGGGCACATCCCGCTGGCGGGCGAGACGGTCGAGGCGGACGGTTGGGAGTTCACAGTGGTGGAGGTGGAGCGGCACCGGATCGAGCAGGTCCGGGTGCTGCGCCCGGCGGATCCGGACGACGATGGCTGA
- a CDS encoding aminodeoxychorismate/anthranilate synthase component II has product MRILVIDNYDSFVFNLVQYLGQLGVDCEVRRNDEIDVAGVGAVGADGVLLSPGPGSPDRAGICLDVIREYAGKLPIFGVCLGHQAIGEAFGATVARAPELLHGKTSEVRHQSVGVLAGLPDPFTATRYHSLAVLPETLPDELEVTGWTGSGVVMAMRHRTLPIEGVQFHPESVLTEGGHLMLANWLAGCGHPEALERAPALAAEVDARRLAAFATA; this is encoded by the coding sequence ATGCGCATCCTGGTGATCGACAACTACGACTCGTTCGTCTTCAACCTGGTGCAATACCTGGGCCAACTCGGTGTGGACTGCGAGGTCCGCCGCAACGACGAGATCGACGTCGCCGGGGTGGGCGCTGTCGGCGCGGACGGCGTCCTGCTCTCACCCGGTCCGGGCAGCCCCGACCGGGCCGGCATCTGCCTCGACGTCATCCGGGAGTACGCGGGCAAGCTGCCCATCTTTGGCGTGTGCCTCGGCCACCAGGCGATCGGTGAGGCGTTCGGCGCGACGGTGGCCCGCGCCCCCGAGCTGCTGCACGGCAAGACGTCCGAGGTGCGGCACCAGTCGGTCGGTGTGCTCGCCGGCCTGCCTGACCCGTTCACCGCCACCCGCTACCACTCGCTCGCCGTGCTGCCCGAGACGCTGCCGGACGAGCTGGAGGTCACCGGGTGGACCGGCTCCGGCGTGGTGATGGCCATGCGGCACCGGACGCTGCCCATCGAGGGCGTCCAGTTCCACCCGGAGTCGGTGCTGACCGAGGGTGGCCACCTGATGCTGGCGAACTGGCTGGCCGGTTGCGGTCACCCGGAGGCGCTGGAGCGGGCACCGGCGCTGGCCGCCGAGGTCGACGCCCGCCGTCTGGCCGCCTTCGCCACCGCCTGA
- a CDS encoding (Fe-S)-binding protein: MGSVQIVTTILAAAITAVAVWLAARAVLKMVAVIRLGQPAPERFTDKIARTRAMLVETAGHTRMFKWGVVGAAHWFVMVGFVVLSLLVLEAYFEVVTTEGGLPVIGHWTIFGLVTEIIGVLGLVGILVLMAIRLANRPTRPGGRSRFTGSTMWQGYFVEWIVLLVLVFGFVIRGFKVATDHFEFPFWATPFSHAVGAVLPDWEDGVSVAAAVKIIISMTWLIVISLNVTMGVAWHRFLAFPNIFFKREPAKPAGSGLGALRPMTSQGKPLDFEEADPEKDQFGVAHVEQFSWKGLLDFSTCTECGRCQSQCPAWNTGKPLSPKLLVLSLRDHAYAKAPYLLAGGGKDLTGEEKATQAQLAHLDVLALAEADKPLIGAAEEGGVIDPDVLWSCTTCGACVEQCPVDIEHVDHIVDMRRYQVLIESSFPSEAGVMLRNLENKGNPWGAPQNTREDWTKGLDFEVPRVGEVDDFEYLFWVGCAGAFEDRAKKTTRAVATLLNEAGVSFAILGEGETCSGDPARRIGNEFVFQMLAQQNVETLNEAFDGREKSKRKIVATCPHCFNTLGNEYGQLGGEFEVVHHTQLLAHLVSTGKLTPVQPVDGGVTYHDPCYLGRHNRVFAAPREVLGDAIAGDLTEMPRNSERSFCCGAGGARMWMEEKIGKRINVDRVEEAMATGAKTVAVGCPFCSTMLNDGVNGKGAGEQVEVVDVASVLLRSVKPEQPQSSKESTPVVG; encoded by the coding sequence ATGGGCAGCGTCCAGATCGTCACCACGATCCTCGCGGCCGCCATCACCGCCGTGGCGGTGTGGCTCGCGGCTCGTGCGGTCCTGAAGATGGTGGCAGTCATACGGCTCGGCCAGCCCGCGCCGGAGCGGTTCACCGACAAGATCGCCCGCACCAGGGCCATGCTCGTCGAGACGGCCGGCCACACCCGGATGTTCAAGTGGGGCGTGGTGGGCGCCGCCCACTGGTTCGTGATGGTCGGCTTCGTCGTGCTGTCGTTGCTGGTGCTCGAGGCGTACTTCGAGGTGGTCACCACCGAGGGCGGCCTGCCGGTCATCGGGCACTGGACGATCTTCGGTCTGGTCACCGAGATCATCGGGGTGCTGGGTCTGGTCGGGATTCTGGTGCTGATGGCGATCCGGCTCGCCAACCGACCGACCCGTCCGGGTGGGCGGTCCCGGTTCACCGGGTCGACGATGTGGCAGGGCTACTTCGTCGAGTGGATCGTGCTGCTGGTCCTGGTCTTCGGGTTCGTGATCCGGGGCTTCAAGGTCGCCACCGACCACTTCGAGTTCCCGTTCTGGGCGACCCCGTTCAGCCACGCGGTCGGCGCGGTGCTGCCCGACTGGGAGGACGGGGTTAGCGTCGCCGCGGCCGTCAAGATCATCATCTCGATGACCTGGCTGATCGTCATCTCGCTGAATGTCACGATGGGTGTCGCCTGGCACCGCTTCCTGGCGTTCCCCAACATCTTCTTCAAGCGCGAGCCGGCCAAACCGGCGGGCTCCGGCCTCGGCGCGCTGCGCCCGATGACGAGCCAGGGCAAGCCGCTCGACTTCGAGGAGGCCGACCCGGAGAAGGACCAGTTCGGCGTCGCCCACGTCGAGCAGTTCAGCTGGAAGGGTCTGCTGGACTTCAGCACCTGCACCGAGTGCGGTCGCTGCCAGTCCCAGTGCCCCGCCTGGAACACCGGCAAGCCGCTCTCACCCAAGCTGCTCGTGCTGAGCCTGCGCGACCACGCGTACGCCAAGGCGCCCTACCTGCTGGCCGGCGGCGGCAAGGACCTGACCGGCGAGGAGAAGGCCACCCAGGCGCAGCTCGCGCACCTGGACGTGCTGGCCCTGGCCGAGGCGGACAAGCCGTTGATCGGCGCCGCCGAGGAGGGCGGCGTGATCGACCCGGACGTGCTCTGGTCCTGCACCACCTGCGGCGCCTGCGTCGAGCAGTGCCCGGTGGACATCGAGCACGTCGACCACATCGTCGACATGCGCCGCTACCAGGTGCTGATCGAGTCCAGCTTCCCCTCCGAGGCCGGCGTGATGCTGCGCAACCTGGAGAACAAGGGCAACCCGTGGGGCGCGCCGCAGAACACCCGCGAGGACTGGACCAAGGGCCTCGACTTCGAGGTGCCCCGGGTCGGTGAGGTGGACGACTTCGAGTACCTGTTCTGGGTCGGTTGCGCCGGTGCGTTCGAGGACCGGGCCAAGAAGACCACCCGCGCGGTCGCCACGCTGCTCAACGAGGCGGGCGTCTCGTTCGCGATCCTGGGCGAGGGCGAGACCTGCTCGGGCGACCCGGCGCGGCGGATCGGCAACGAGTTCGTCTTCCAGATGCTCGCCCAGCAGAACGTGGAGACGCTGAACGAGGCGTTCGACGGCCGGGAGAAGAGCAAGCGGAAGATCGTCGCGACCTGCCCGCACTGCTTCAACACCCTGGGCAACGAGTACGGCCAACTCGGTGGCGAGTTCGAGGTGGTCCACCACACCCAACTGCTCGCCCACCTGGTCTCCACCGGCAAGCTCACGCCGGTGCAGCCGGTCGACGGCGGCGTCACCTACCACGATCCCTGCTACCTGGGTCGGCACAACCGGGTCTTCGCCGCTCCCCGCGAGGTGCTCGGTGACGCCATCGCCGGCGACCTCACCGAGATGCCCCGCAACAGCGAGCGCTCCTTCTGCTGCGGCGCCGGCGGCGCCCGGATGTGGATGGAGGAGAAGATCGGCAAGCGGATCAACGTGGACCGCGTCGAGGAGGCCATGGCCACCGGGGCGAAGACGGTCGCGGTCGGTTGCCCGTTCTGCTCGACAATGCTCAACGACGGGGTCAACGGCAAGGGTGCCGGCGAGCAGGTCGAGGTGGTCGACGTGGCCAGCGTGCTGCTCCGCTCGGTCAAGCCGGAGCAGCCGCAGAGCAGCAAGGAGTCCACGCCGGTCGTCGGCTGA